The Gallus gallus isolate bGalGal1 chromosome 5, bGalGal1.mat.broiler.GRCg7b, whole genome shotgun sequence region TTAAGACATTCTCATGTTCCACACTCTCCAAGTAAACACTCGCATGTCAGAGACAAGGCACAGAtgtctctgctgccatttcttCAGGGAACTGGCCAATTTGAGATAAGATCCCCAATGCCACCGAGCATCAGGGCGCAAattccttcctgctgcaggacCCCAGAGCACAGGCATCGCAGCACAAGGAAGGAGTGGGTTCGGAGGCTTCTGGAAGGGCCTACGTGCAGACCCCACTGGCTGGGCACCCACCCCCAACAAGATACTGGGGGCACGAAGCCTGCAGTCCTGCTGTGTTCCAGAGTGGCTATGGTGCAGAGGGCTTGTACTGCATTGGGTCTGTTGGGTGGGGATCCAGCTTCCCACTTCCCATCCCCGCCATGGCAATGCTTACCATGATCACGGCAACCACGATGGCAGCAATACCGATCAGGTACAGCTTCCCAGAGAAGAGCTCGTCGATCTTTTTGTGGCAGTTTTCCTCACGCTGAAGCAGAGAAACACCACAGTCAGCACCTGCTGTCCTCCCACCTTCCCCGGGCATCCAAAAAAGCACTCTGAGGTCCCTGCTTTCCCCTTGTCGCATTCATGTTTATGGGTCCTGGCTCTAGGACTCCCCACTGGACATCACTGCTCTGTGAGCTCCTCAAGCAGGAACAGCACATGGAGTACTGACAGGAACCTCTGATGTTCCTCCACACAGTCTCCAAATAAACAACAGCTCTACTCTGTATCCAGATCCCAAATAAAGCCCCAGCttgctgtggcagtgctgagggcagagcagtCAGTCCTACCTTCAGCAAGCCTTTCAGTAAGTCCTTCGAGCACAGGTCATCTCTCCACAGAGGAGTGAGCGTTCCAACCATAGTATCAGGACCACAGCAGTCCaactgcaaagagaagaaagattaGAAGACAGCAAACCCTCTCCTGCAAAGCTCTCCTCACCGCTCAGCATCTCCAAAAGCCACCCAAGACTTTGGAGGCATCTTGGTTGCCGGATGGGGTGcggagggggaaggagaggaaggcaagaggaagaaacaacTCTCCAAATTCAACTTTTCTCTTCACATGCAGGGCAGCTGCTTCCTACGGTGACCCCAGACGTGTCTGGCCTCATATCCTGGAGGAGAATGAATACAGCTCTCTCCAGAGTTTGCTTCCTGCTGAGCAGAGGAAGTCTCGAATGTAGCCCCTCAGAACGACGTTTGTCTTCTACTGAGTTTTACGTGATTGAGAGTGCCGAGGTAaattaaaagcagttttgttaAAGCTCAGGCCACACTTCCTCACACAGTGTGAAGGACAGAATATGTAAGAAGGTGCAGCACTGTTACTCGGCACCTAAGAGGTAGCCTTACAGGCTAGGGCCTGAATGAAGCATCATCTGCTTTGGACACTGCTTTTCCTATCCATTTCTGTGACCAGagcttctcctccttcctcccacatTCTCGTCTCCTCTGCCTGCAAGGAAATTCCTACGCagaggagctttttttttttccacagaacttggaaagcaggcagcaaaAGCCTAGCAAGAACAGACATGCTTCACCTCAATCCTAAGCACTAATAACACAGTGTCGTTCTcactccctgccctgcaggtgAATTTACTGTCTCTTTCTCCTTGGGGAGCACTTTAAGTACAGTGTGGTGTGACAGACCCCGTTCCCCAGCAGTTGCCTCGGCCAACCGTgtgcagctggagcacagctcagtgcctcACCGTTTCATGGAAAGTCTTCACCACAGCCTTCCCGTTGCTCGAGTCCGAATCCGCCATGAGCGCCTGTTGGAACGCTTGGTCGTAGAACTGCTTCACGTCTTTGGCTATCTAGGAAAGACCAGAAAAGCTTCCTTTCAGCCTGAGGAGAATAAGGAAATCCATCCAGCAGGTTCCCCCACACGGCACTCACAGGCAGTGCTGTTTTAATAGGTTTGGACCCTTTTTATTATGGAGAAAGCCTCGTCTGTCATGGGGCAGGACGTCCCCCATCCTGTAATGGCTGCTGGAGAATTAACAGCCatgccccagctctgccagctggcCTGGTGGACTGCACCCACCCACCAGCATCTGCTCTGCAAGGcgagaaaaaaaagaaagaccaccaagaaaaaaagcccaattCATTTTCAGGGAAGTTGACCTCATGGCTTCTCCTCCAACGCTTCCCAATAATTTGGGAGGGTGATGAAAGGAGgacaggcaaaagaaaaaaatatgggcAAGGACggaaaggaaaatgctttccAGAACACCTCTTTTTGCAGCACGTGCTGGGTTAGCACACAAATAAAGGGACTGCAGCAAAAAGGAGCACCATTTCAATCACTTATCCCAGCATTTCTCCATAATTACTCAAAAAATTGGCTTTGGAGAGCAGTACTCCCTGATTATGGTACAGGGGTacgggaaaaaaacaaaacaaaacaaataatcgCTTCTTGATCCTGTAGCTAAAGCAGAACTGACGTGGCAGGGCCAGGGTCAGACTGCCTGCGATCCCATGGAACAGCATCTTGTGCCTGCTGCACTCGGAGATGCTGTCCCCCAGGGTGTTGGCCAGGCAGACTTTCTGCCTTGTCCACCTTGAGTGTCCCCTCGGTGCACCCAGctcttccctcccagcccacgAGACGCACACACACAATACTGGGGAACAGCCAGCTGTCAGAGGCTTCCAAGCAGCTTGCTTATCGTGGCTGGAAAAGCCAACACGCAGCTGCCCCACCCATTTCAAACAGTGAAATTCATTGTGAGTGGCTGCAGTCATTGCTTTCACACGGGCAAATCCTAAGTTTCTCCCATACCCTGGAGCTTTCCACCCGCacgcagagcagcagccacagccctccTCACCCCGCCTCCAtcttgctgtgctgcttcacTCACACATCTTGGACTGCTCAGGATTCACAAACCAACATATGCAAAGGTGAATTTGCTTGGGAACAGCACACTGTCTGCACAGCAGTACGTTAAGCCACAGAGTTTATTCTGGTGAAATCATGCTCTCGGTGCAAGGGTGTTTCCAtccacagccctgagctgtgtAAGAGCTGAGCAGGCCCCACCTTCTGCTATGGCATGCATTACTTGCAAACTCAAATTCGCTCCCCACCGCTGGCAGCCAGGAACTGTTTCTAACCCGGCCCTTGTGCCTGCACAgcctccccatcccacagccacagGACGTGGAGCTGCCTTACCTGGTCTTTGTTGACAAACCCCCAGATTCCAGCTGCAACCTCACAGGCAAACAGAATCACCAGGCAGGTGAAGAACTGCGGAGACAAAGTGGGAGAGGGATGCTTAAGCACAGCTGTACAGGCTGAAGAAGCAGTAAGGTGGGAGGGgtgcacagcagcacttctgATGGAGGAGACCTTAGCAAGGTCTCTCACACACTTATCTAAAACACATCATCCTACAAGCTATCGAATGCCACCCCATTCCCAAGTTCCCTACTGGCACGGCTGAAGAGCAGTAACCAGATCCCCCTCTACCCCCCAGAGACAGCAGGCTCATGGATGCCCCACGTATCACAAAACCAATTGCTGCAGGAACACCCAGCCAGTCCTCCCACCCTGCCCAAGGGTAGGAGCTGCCAATGCAGGGTTAAAAGTACATTTTGgctgctgaggagctgcagggcgTCAGAGGATGATTAACGgccagctctctcagcattCTCAGCCCTGCAAAGCTACTGCAGTTTtttgaataaatataaaaagtGATGTCCTCCCACAGCCTCGCCCTGTTGTTGCAGCTCCCACACACCTCCCTGTCACCACACCaagccttcttccttctcctgatTTGTATCTCAGAAACACACTGTGGTGGTCAATCCATCAGACTGGAatggtgctgcagggagggttCACTCTCATGGTGGTACCCTCTGAGGAAGGGTGGCTTGTTCAGCCCAGATCAGGGGATCCAGCATTCTGCAGGCACAGTTCCGCCAGCTGCAGAGCACCGTGGGTACAGCTCCACACCATGGCACATGGAGGTGCTCCTGGCTGGGTGATGGAGGTCTCTGGGTCATTCCTGCAGAGCACCCTAAGTATGCTGCCCTATATGACCTTGGAGCCCAGTGGGAGCGCTGGCCAGCAGGAAGGGCCATCAGAAAGCACCTCCAGCCTTCTCCTGGCAGGCCACAGTGCAAGCACATGcgtgcagcacccagcagctcgAGCTGCTAATTTCAGCCAAAGCAGACGGCTTCCCCATTGGGCTGCAGGTACGTCGTACCATCTGCCCTCCTAATCCTCTTTCCAACTTCAAGAGGGTACAAGGGGTAATTCAGGTTCTGTAACTGCTCACgctaacataaaaaaaaacaaaccaaagctgTCAGGCCTTGCTGCAACCATCGCTATCAGATTTGTGCAGGGGCTCCTCCTATTCCTGGTAGCACTGATAAAGCCTGCAGCAAAACCCTGTTCTCATCCACCAATGTACAAAAGTGCTTTATAAAAGCTGATGAGAACCCCCTCCTTAGTGCCAGTGTGGATACAGAAGCAGCCTGAGGGTAAGCAATCTGTGGAGCAAGGGGAAGAAAGCTCTCGTTCCTTCTGTCCCATCAGAGTCTAAACCCATGGGTCACAATCTTCCACACTGGTGGCATCTTGCAACCAGAGCACTCCTGAGGCTGGCAGCCCCTGCCTGGCAATGTTACAAAGCCTGGCACCTGGTCTGAAGCTGAACTGCATGTGAAAACTTGCTGCAAGTACCTGCATGTGCCTCTATGGAGGCACAAGTTTTTGGTGTGGCTGCACTTTGTGCAAATGAGCTCACCCCGTGCCAGGAATCCAAGCTGCTGCCTGACATCAAGGACACCTgtagctctgcagcactgggttTCGCAGGGTTTACCTTGACAATTTCACTAAGATATTATGGGAAACCTTCATTGTTTCCTAGTCCTAACAGGCAAAAACATCAAGATCTGGAATCTCCACAGCAGCCCCAAAACCAATCCAAGGGGATGTAGGGTAGGAAAGAGATGACACAGGGACCACTTGATGCCACATTGCTGGGCAGCAGCCAAAGCACCGAGCCTTACCGTCCCCAGAAGGCACTGCGACTCCTGGATTGCACCGTAGCATCCCAGGAAGCCCACGAACATCATGACAGCACCAACTGCAATCAGGATGTAGATTCCTGCAAGGCAGAGCAAGAGGTGAGGGTGTTAACACGGGATGATCTGGGGGAGCATCTCACTGTGACCAGGCATGCTGGCTGCCCATTGCTGCTAATTTCAGGTGTGCATAATTAAGTCCTGGGAGacagaggagcagaggcagagtTGGACGTGGCAGCAGCAAAGCCACTGCATCTCACACTGCTTGCTGCTCCACTGACACTGACATCCTCAAGTGCAAACCTTCCCTGGAGGAAGCAGTCCACTATTCTTCCtcccattaaaataaaagttatcaCTGTCAGCAAGCATCTTTGGGGTGACTTTGCCCACAGAGATTCCCTCAGCCTGAGCCAACCCTCACTGCTCAGTGGGATGCTTGCACCCAGGCAAACCACACAACATACGGGAGAGTCAGACCTCAGAGTGCTCCAAGTAGGTAACACcaaagcttttaaaagcaaCCACTCCCAAAATTGCTTGATCAATGATAGGAAGAGGGCATAGCGGGGAGGAGAAAGGCACTGCAGCACCCTGAAAGCTGTGGTATAGGAATTCCCGTGGCACCctattttaaatacttcagcAGAGGAAGTAAAGATGATGAGTTAGCATATCTTTTTAAACAAGCAACAGGGCATATGGTCTGTTTATATTGGACATCAGACAAATATTTATCCCACCGCAAAACTAACGGGAAAGTGTTGCTTAAGAATCTCATTTAATACAATCTAGCTTTTGTTTATTAGAGACCCTTCCACAATGAAGTTTTCTTTAGTTCAGCTTACTAAACTCTCACAGCAAACTTGCTTCCCAACTATTCCAAGGCTGGGACACCAGGCACGGGGTGCTGGGAAACCAAAGCTCCTTCACTCAGGAACCCAGAGCTGGGTCAATCAATGGCGAAATGCTCTCGATGGCCAAGTGTTCCCATGGCTAAGTACTGTCAGCTCGGTTGCACCTCACCTGGCTCCCCCTCCAGAAGCACTGCTTTCTCCTCATACAGCCCATAGGTttgatgtattttaattaactaATATTCTTAAGTACTGTGGGCCTGCCATTTTGTAACTGGGTTCTACTTTCCATTGCAAAGCCATTTGTAATGGGCACGCCATCTGCAATGGGTCATTCACATGACATGAGTGCTCTTACTGACCTCACTGCAAGTGGAGTTAAGCCAAGGTAAACCTTCTAAAAAGCAAATAGACAACAACCTTGATGTGCTTAAAACCTCAGTATGGATGTACCTAAACATGGGAAAGGGTCAACTTCAGCTCctgatcttttccttttaaaacaaaagccactGCCACACAAACACCACAGCCCACCTGGGCAGGGAAGTGTCCCCAGgacagccccactgctgggatCCCACATCTCTCCCTTGCTATATTtagaggcagcaggagggaggaagCCGGGTGCAAGGGAAGAGCAGTACAATGGCAAGCTGACCCAGCAGGatgtccctgtcatggtgacACAGACATCCTCACCGCGACCCactcactgctccttccactGCAGGCAAGGGGGCAAGTCATCGCCATGGCACAGAAGCCACCATTcccactgaccccccccagTAGGTGGCAACAAAGCAGATGCAACACTTCTGGAGAGCACAATGCCACAGGGAGTCAACAGGCAGCTCCCCCCTTAGGGCTATAGAAGGCTACATTCTTATATCCCTCAAAATGAATGCTGAAGGCTGAGCAAGCGTTGCCAGAACATCACTGGGAGAACAGACAGGACAAGAGCcccttcctgtgcttcatttaAGGGTTGTGCATGAAGGGCAACTACCTTACCACAATCCCCATGTCCCATGCTGGGACCAGGCAGCCAAGACAGGGAGATGGGCCTGAGCACAGAAAGATCAAAAGCCCTCTAAAACTTGGGGGATAAAGGCCAGTTGCAGTGTGGGACACAAACAGGTGGCCCTTACAATGTCCCCTTAGAGCACTGCAGCCTATGGGGAGGCAATGAGACCTATTCAAAAACATCCACAAAATACATAACACAACTGTATGGTCTCATACAATACAAATTTCCTTGGAAATGACGCACTGAAggttgcagaagaaaacagaagccaaCCAAGACACCCAGCTGTATGCTCTGGATCACGTTTTCCCACACCCACTCCTTCCCCCGAGGGAAAGGGGTTGGTGACTGGTGTCTTCCTGGGTACCAGGCAGTGGGAGGACTGCTCATAGCAGGTTTGGGACAGCCCAGCCCATTTCTCAGAAAGCAGCCCGACACGTCTTAGCCCTCATTCCTGGCAGCCTGCAGTGATGACAGCCAGCGTGGGCTCAGTGTCAGCGAGGAAGGCACCTGTCATCCCATCCTGAATGACACACTGTTCCTCCGAGCACCTGGCTGGGCTTCCCCTTGCCTAAGTCTCCTCCTGATTCCAGCTTCAGGGAGGGGATTAATGCCTGTGAGCCCATCCTGGACGGGAAATGCTTCTCACTGTGGGTAGGATCCATGATCTTCAGTGTTGGGAGCAAGGGTGGGAGAGCTAAGGGCAGCACTAAATGTCACTGCTTGCTTCAGCACTGTGGTCACAATGCTGGCA contains the following coding sequences:
- the CD81 gene encoding CD81 antigen; this translates as MGVEGCTKCIKYLLFVFNFIFWLAGGIILGVALWLRHDSQTTNILYLQLGDKQAPNTFYVGIYILIAVGAVMMFVGFLGCYGAIQESQCLLGTFFTCLVILFACEVAAGIWGFVNKDQIAKDVKQFYDQAFQQALMADSDSSNGKAVVKTFHETLDCCGPDTMVGTLTPLWRDDLCSKDLLKGLLKREENCHKKIDELFSGKLYLIGIAAIVVAVIMIFEMILSMVLCCGIRNSSVY